A genomic stretch from Candidatus Omnitrophota bacterium includes:
- the dnaX gene encoding DNA polymerase III subunit gamma/tau, translating to MSYVVFARKWRPQKFDEVVGQDHIVTTLKNAILKDRLAYAYLFAGSKGIGKTSTARIFAKSLNCVNGPTVEPCQKCASCVEITEARSMDVIEIDGASNTGVDNIRELRENAKFSPVNGRYKVYIIDEVHMLSDSAFNALLKILEEPPQHVKFIFATTHPHKIPPTILSRCQRFDFNRISTLGIIEQLKRIAAAENLNIDKEIFFAIARASEGSMRDAESILDQLVSFSKGKVSMDDVTTVLGSVGDDALFDIADSVAKGDSPRALAALDKIINEGRDLANFLQNLISHFRNLMVAKISSADKGLLDLPDEICARLLEQSKEFSLNELFSIFNLLVNTHDVSKRLNTLKIPIEIALVKLAYPKKKVEPRINTPKREKEQAVSADAPRQEQKKPPSEVKAAQAQPGPAEDTVHIDCSSVLSVWQELIMRMEKIKMSIATYLRESMPVAAKGRLVTIALPKDLGFHKEVLEKKENRAIIENGLQDLLKHNVHLDFTLVERKQSEPDKESEALIQSALDTFGGKIV from the coding sequence ATGTCTTACGTCGTCTTTGCTAGGAAATGGCGGCCTCAGAAGTTCGACGAGGTAGTAGGCCAGGACCATATCGTCACTACCTTAAAGAACGCCATTCTGAAGGACCGCCTGGCTTACGCCTATCTTTTTGCCGGTTCAAAAGGCATAGGCAAGACCTCGACCGCGAGGATATTCGCCAAGTCCTTAAACTGCGTTAACGGCCCCACTGTTGAGCCCTGCCAGAAATGCGCTTCCTGCGTGGAGATAACCGAGGCAAGAAGCATGGATGTTATTGAAATAGACGGCGCCTCCAATACCGGAGTTGACAATATCCGCGAATTAAGGGAGAACGCCAAATTCTCCCCTGTGAACGGAAGGTACAAGGTATACATCATTGATGAGGTGCATATGCTTTCCGATTCGGCGTTTAACGCCCTTCTCAAGATCCTTGAGGAGCCGCCGCAGCACGTCAAATTCATTTTCGCCACCACGCACCCGCACAAGATACCCCCTACCATACTTTCGCGCTGCCAGCGGTTTGATTTTAACCGCATATCTACTTTGGGGATAATAGAGCAGTTGAAGAGGATAGCCGCGGCCGAGAACCTGAATATAGATAAGGAGATATTCTTCGCGATCGCCCGCGCTTCCGAGGGCTCTATGCGCGACGCCGAATCCATCCTTGACCAGCTGGTATCTTTTTCAAAGGGCAAGGTCAGTATGGATGACGTGACTACCGTGCTTGGCTCGGTAGGGGATGACGCCCTTTTTGATATCGCCGATTCCGTTGCCAAAGGCGACTCACCGCGGGCGTTGGCGGCGCTGGACAAGATCATCAATGAGGGAAGGGACCTGGCAAATTTCCTTCAGAACCTCATCAGCCATTTCAGGAATCTTATGGTCGCCAAGATAAGCTCGGCTGATAAGGGGCTGCTTGACCTGCCCGATGAGATCTGCGCGCGCCTGCTTGAACAGAGCAAGGAGTTCTCTCTAAACGAACTCTTTTCCATATTCAACCTCCTGGTGAACACCCACGACGTCTCAAAGCGGCTTAATACTCTTAAGATCCCCATAGAGATCGCGCTGGTAAAGTTGGCGTATCCTAAAAAAAAAGTTGAACCCCGAATAAATACTCCTAAACGCGAAAAAGAGCAGGCAGTTTCCGCGGACGCCCCCAGGCAGGAGCAGAAAAAGCCCCCTTCCGAGGTAAAGGCCGCGCAGGCGCAGCCAGGCCCGGCAGAGGATACCGTCCACATAGATTGCAGCAGCGTATTATCGGTATGGCAGGAACTTATCATGCGGATGGAAAAGATAAAGATGTCCATAGCCACTTACCTGCGGGAGTCAATGCCTGTGGCGGCCAAAGGCAGGCTGGTGACGATAGCGCTGCCTAAGGACCTGGGTTTCCACAAAGAGGTCCTGGAGAAGAAGGAGAACAGGGCCATAATTGAGAACGGCCTGCAGGATCTATTGAAACATAACGTCCATCTTGATTTTACCCTGGTGGAGCGAAAGCAAAGCGAGCCGGACAAGGAGTCCGAAGCTCTGATACAGTCCGCCCTTGACACATTCGGCGGGAAAATAGTCTGA
- the recR gene encoding recombination mediator RecR, translated as MAGYPELVEGLIEQLNKFPGIGRRSAERIVYYILRSPTSELKKLVNAIIKAKEGIRLCRICNGFAAGEVCSICGDEKRDKGTICVVEEPKDVNAVERAGGYTGHYHVLLGSIAPLEGRGPEDLKVNELIQRIKQNGVKEIILATDSDTEGEATALYLARQIRPFGASITRIGIGLPMGSNLEYADSTTIARALSSRKPV; from the coding sequence ATGGCAGGTTACCCTGAATTAGTAGAAGGCCTGATAGAGCAGTTAAATAAATTCCCCGGCATAGGAAGAAGGAGCGCCGAGCGGATCGTCTATTATATTCTGCGCAGCCCAACCAGCGAATTAAAGAAGCTGGTCAACGCGATCATAAAGGCAAAGGAGGGCATACGCCTGTGCAGGATATGCAACGGCTTTGCCGCCGGTGAGGTCTGTTCCATATGCGGCGATGAGAAGCGCGACAAGGGCACGATCTGCGTCGTGGAGGAGCCCAAGGATGTGAACGCGGTTGAACGGGCAGGCGGCTACACCGGGCATTATCATGTCCTGCTTGGTTCTATTGCCCCGCTTGAGGGCAGGGGGCCGGAGGATCTTAAAGTCAATGAACTGATCCAGCGCATAAAGCAGAACGGGGTGAAAGAGATAATCCTTGCCACCGATTCTGATACGGAAGGCGAGGCAACCGCGCTTTATCTTGCCAGGCAGATCAGGCCTTTCGGGGCGAGCATCACGCGCATCGGCATAGGCCTGCCTATGGGCTCTAACCTTGAATATGCCGATTCCACCACTATTGCCCGCGCGCTTTCTTCCCGCAAACCGGTCTGA
- a CDS encoding DEAD/DEAH box helicase family protein — protein MKLKEVTLNKLKRHIPHTKFARAYQKLMTSEKDSLLSFEDKFILLKLAIIFCNFGDKHLKKLGYRIILRYSNLSNDYIPLYDIAMANDHISVAKFIEINYLNKEKIENSFNCIFLSAYKENFKYGEIYLSAGQKDIIEFAEETSGNFAIVAPTSYGKTDIIISLIKKNISKKVCIVVPTKALLSQTRKRIMGNEDLAKQINRIIVHQDMYKGNEKNFVAVLTQERLLRLLEENEKLGLDLILVDEAHNLLYGEARDVLLAQVLMLSKKRNSRVEFQFFTPFLVDVNSLKIPYMKYEIEEKKVEENIKVERYYYCEKKNRYRLYLYDQFIDEPLNIEGPLFDDDISFIMHHKGVKNIVYLNRTRDLETAALDLASQNGSLNGINKEVEELCKDISSYLHEDYNLLKCIKGGVVYHHGSMPDIIRLYAEDIFTKMHEFKFIVTSSTLLEGVNIPAEKMFVLNCSIGTRYLSSSQFRNLAGRVCRFKDVFKENFGNLKMLEPDIYVVGGIFARKGVNIKNFLKHRVKDDKKISDKIENVLLLDKEKNTAINEEKKEEIEKALEYLENIEPETTKTSKAKYAQSEIGKACFKNNVTEFDIIEKELNLQKLFETIDKNTKIDDLNNLLSTIAKLFITLIDFNESLTRENVSNLLRLENPKAQSFYAMLLSWRMSGSPYKMMIRKFLDHWDKVEDKIVYFGKKWGEIKRKESDFSPLFVDISRKPPAQRVNLAIVRIKEEQDFIDNVLIKYIEVLNDLGLLDKTFYEKIKYGSADPDTICLLKNGFSMDLAGRVTEEKYKQYVSIDVAEENVKINPDIISAMKEHGENKLIIFEVGYHLS, from the coding sequence ATGAAACTGAAAGAAGTAACATTAAATAAGCTCAAGCGACATATTCCCCATACGAAATTTGCTAGAGCATATCAAAAATTAATGACTTCAGAGAAAGATAGTTTACTCTCTTTTGAAGATAAGTTTATACTACTGAAGTTAGCAATAATTTTCTGTAACTTCGGAGATAAGCATTTAAAAAAGTTAGGATATAGGATTATTTTAAGATATTCGAACTTGTCCAATGACTATATCCCTTTATATGATATCGCCATGGCAAATGATCATATTTCTGTGGCAAAGTTTATTGAAATAAATTATTTGAATAAAGAAAAGATCGAAAACTCCTTTAATTGCATTTTTCTATCTGCTTATAAAGAAAACTTTAAATATGGAGAGATTTATCTTTCTGCTGGGCAGAAAGATATTATAGAATTTGCTGAAGAGACCAGTGGAAATTTTGCAATTGTTGCCCCAACTTCTTATGGTAAAACAGACATAATAATATCTTTAATTAAGAAAAACATTTCTAAAAAAGTATGCATAGTGGTGCCTACAAAAGCTTTGCTTTCTCAAACTAGGAAACGAATAATGGGAAATGAAGATTTAGCGAAACAAATTAATAGAATAATTGTTCATCAGGATATGTACAAAGGAAATGAGAAAAATTTTGTTGCCGTTTTGACACAAGAAAGGCTTTTGAGATTGCTTGAAGAGAATGAGAAATTGGGACTTGATTTGATTCTTGTTGATGAAGCCCATAATTTATTATATGGAGAGGCTAGAGACGTACTCTTGGCGCAGGTATTAATGCTTTCGAAAAAGAGGAATTCAAGAGTAGAATTTCAATTTTTTACTCCTTTTTTAGTAGATGTAAATAGTTTGAAGATTCCCTACATGAAGTATGAAATAGAAGAAAAGAAAGTCGAGGAAAATATAAAAGTAGAAAGATACTATTATTGCGAAAAGAAAAACAGATACAGGCTCTATCTATACGATCAATTTATTGACGAACCTTTGAACATAGAAGGGCCATTGTTTGATGATGATATTTCTTTTATAATGCACCATAAGGGAGTAAAAAATATCGTATATTTAAACCGCACAAGAGATTTAGAAACAGCCGCATTAGATTTAGCTTCTCAAAATGGTAGCTTAAATGGAATAAATAAAGAGGTCGAAGAACTATGTAAAGATATTTCGTCATATCTGCACGAAGACTACAATTTGTTGAAGTGCATTAAAGGGGGAGTCGTATATCATCATGGGTCTATGCCAGACATTATTCGATTATACGCAGAAGACATTTTCACTAAAATGCACGAGTTTAAATTTATCGTGACAAGTTCTACTCTGTTAGAAGGAGTAAATATTCCTGCGGAAAAAATGTTTGTACTTAACTGTTCCATCGGGACAAGATATTTATCGAGTTCACAATTTAGAAATCTTGCAGGTAGGGTTTGTCGTTTTAAAGATGTTTTTAAGGAAAATTTCGGTAACTTAAAAATGTTAGAACCTGACATATATGTTGTAGGAGGAATTTTCGCCAGAAAAGGAGTAAATATAAAGAATTTCTTGAAACACAGGGTTAAAGACGATAAAAAAATTAGTGATAAAATCGAGAACGTATTATTACTTGATAAAGAAAAGAATACTGCAATCAATGAAGAAAAAAAAGAGGAAATTGAGAAAGCTTTAGAATATTTGGAAAATATCGAGCCTGAGACTACTAAGACTAGTAAAGCTAAATACGCGCAATCAGAGATCGGCAAAGCATGCTTTAAGAATAATGTTACCGAATTTGATATTATAGAAAAGGAACTCAATTTGCAAAAATTATTTGAAACGATTGATAAAAATACTAAAATTGATGACTTAAATAATCTACTCAGCACTATAGCTAAATTGTTTATTACCTTAATAGATTTTAATGAAAGCTTAACTAGGGAAAATGTAAGTAACCTGTTGCGTTTGGAGAATCCGAAAGCTCAAAGTTTTTATGCGATGCTGCTTTCATGGCGCATGAGTGGCAGTCCGTATAAAATGATGATAAGGAAATTTCTAGACCACTGGGATAAAGTTGAAGATAAGATAGTGTATTTTGGTAAAAAGTGGGGAGAAATAAAACGCAAAGAGAGTGATTTTTCCCCATTGTTCGTAGATATTAGTAGAAAACCTCCGGCTCAACGAGTAAACTTGGCTATTGTGCGTATTAAAGAAGAACAAGATTTCATTGATAACGTTCTAATAAAATATATTGAAGTTCTTAACGATCTTGGCTTGCTTGATAAAACTTTTTATGAAAAAATTAAATATGGTAGTGCAGATCCAGATACGATATGCTTGCTGAAGAATGGGTTCTCAATGGACTTAGCTGGTCGTGTTACTGAAGAGAAATACAAGCAGTATGTGAGTATTGATGTCGCTGAAGAAAATGTTAAAATTAACCCTGATATCATTTCTGCAATGAAGGAACACGGAGAAAATAAGCTAATTATCTTTGAGGTTGGTTATCACCTTAGCTAA